CCCACTAATCTTGGCTAACGACCCTCAGCTACGTTCCGCTAACCTTGTTGACCTCCTGCCTTCCTTACCCCACAGCTCTCCATTGCCGATaatcctcccctcccctcttccACCGCGCAAGCCCACCCAGCTATTCTTTCGCCCTCACACTTCCGGTTCGGCTCCGTTGCTTTTTCACCGTCTGTGGATGGGAGCTCCCCGCTCCTTCCGACCTACAAGATGGTTCAGTCGCCAATGATCTCATGTCCGCTGAAGCAGACCAACGAAATTGATTGGATCCAACCCCTCAAGGACTATATACGCCAGAGCTATGGTGAAGACCCCGAAAGATACGGCCAAGAATGCGCAACCCTCAACCGATTGCGCCAGGATATGAGAGGCGCGGGGAAAGATAGTGCGACAGGGCGCGACCTATTGTACCGGTATTATGGGCAGCTGGAGCTCCTTGATCTAAGGTTTCCCGTGGATGAAAATCACATAAAAATATCATTCACATGGTATGTCTTTGGATTTCCCGAccgtcctcttcttcttgctaCTCAACCCCCTAACATAAGGTATCTCGTCTTAGGTACGATGCTTTCACACACAAGCCTACCTCTCAATACTCTCTCGCTTTCGAGAAAGCCTCAATCATTTTTAACATATCCGCCGTCCTGTCCTGTCATGCTGCGAATCAGAACCGGGCGGAGGATTCAGGCCTGAAAACCGCCTATCACTCATTTCAGGCGGCCGCGGGAATGTTCACCTATATCAATGAGAACTTCCTACATGCACCGTCGACCGACCTGAATCGAGAGACTGTTAAAACTCTAATCAACGTCACCCTAGCTCAGGGTCAAGAGGTCTTCCTCGAGAAACAAGTGGCTGACCATAAGAAGGTCGGCTTCCTTGCAAAACTCGCCAGTCAAGCGGCTTATCTATACTCACAGGCAGTTGAGGGGATGCAAGAGTATGCGAAGGGTGTCTTTGAGAAGGTCTGGGTGGTTGTGGTCCAAGCTAAAGCGGCGCATATGGCCTCGGTGGCTTCTTATTACCAAGCCCTGGCTGACAGTGAGAGCGGTTCGCATGGGGTGGCCATTGCTAGGCTTCAGCTAGCCGAGAAGAACTCAGCTGCTGCATTGAGTTGGGCCAAGTCCTTCCCATCATCCGTACCTCCCAATTCAAACCTGAGCGCCGAGTCGGGATCTCAGCTGTTGGACATCGTCAAATATCACCTTGCGACTGTACAGGCTAAGCTCGTAACATTCACTAAGGACAACGATTTTATCTACCACCAACCAGTTCCGAACGAAGCGGGCCTGTCGGCCGTTGCAAAGCTTCCTGCGGCAAAGGCCATCCCAGTCAGCGAGCTTTACCAgggccaggatatccagCGGATCATCGGGCCGGATATTTTTCAGAAACTCGTACCTATGTCCGTCACGGAGACAGCCAGTCTCTATGACGAGGAAAAGGCTAAGCTGATTCGGGCGGAAACGGAGAAAGTTGAAACCGCAAATGGGGAAATGGCCGCGAGTTTAGACTATCTAAAGTTACCAGGGAGTCTGAACATCCTCAAAGGCGGAATGGACCAGGAGATGACAGTTGATGATGAGTTCCGACGATGGTGTCAAGATCTTGCTGGACATCAATCTTTCACCAAAGCTTTTGACGGTCTGCAGGAGCGCAAATCGGAAGTGCTGGCTCAGCTGGATCAGTGCTCTAAACAACTTGACCTGGAGGAAAGTGTTTGCGAAAAGATGCGCTCTAAGTACGGACCTGAATGGAGTCAGCAGCCTAGTGCAAGGCTGAATACTACACTACGCGGCGATATTCGTACGTATCGGGACACCGTCAATGAGGCCAGTGCCAGCGATTCTCAACTCCTCTCTACGTTTCGACAGTATGAGTCGGACTTTGATGAGATGCGATCCGCGGGAGAAACAGACGAGGCCGATGTACTGTTCCAGCGAGCTATGATCAAGGCCGGGTCTAAATttggcaaaggaaagaatggcCATAGTAGCCCGTACGCACCAACATCGGAAGGAAGCCTGATAGACGATGTTTACGATGAGGGGGGGCTTTCAGTAGCGGAGCAGATTTCCATGGTTGAGTCCATtctgaagaagttgaacTTGCTCAAGCGAGAACGGTCCCAGGTCCTGAAAGACCTGAAAGAGAAGGTATGCATATTTTTTGAATATACATTCTCTCCAAGGCTAATACTTTACTTATTATAGGTTCACACTGATGACATATCGAATGTACTCATACTAAATAAGAAGTCCATTGCTGGGCAGGAGGCGCAGCTTTTCGAAGCTGAATTGGAAAAATTCCGCCCTCACCAAAACCGGTTGCTCTCAGCCAACCATAAGCAAGCCTCACTAATGAAAGAGCTCACCAAAATCTATGGCGACTTGCTTCAGGATAAGCGAGTGCGATCCGAACAGTCGAAATATGAAACCATAACTCGTCAAAGAAATGCAGTCATGGCACGGTATAAAAAGGTATACGATGCGTTCAATGGCCTGCTATCGGGCGTTAGGCAAGCGCAGACCTTTTACACTGAAATGGGCGACACAGTGGAGAGTCTGAGGAAGAATGTGGAAACTTTCATCAACAATCGGAGGTCGGAAGGCGCTCAGCTTTTAGGACAAATCGAACGCGAGAAGGCGAGTAGTGCGACAGATCAGGAGGATCGTGAACGGGAAAAGCTCAGGCAATTGATGGAGCGCCTTTCTACAGAGCCTAAGccgtcctcttcctcctcgccttCAGGAGTTCCGGCAAAGGTGAAgtcacctccacctcctgtTCATACACCCAGCTATCCGGGTCCTGGCATATCTTCCCCGAAGATGTCGCCGCGTTATCCGCCTGTCGCAGGACAATCTCATGCAccccctctctctcactctccAGCACCTTATAGTCAATACGCAAACACTGCGGCCGGCATTTCATACGTGCCGGGCCAGCCCTTCCAACAAGGGGCGGCAGCACCGCTAACTGAGAGCTATAACCCCATGGCCTATCCATTCCCCGCCTCCGCCTCGCCCCCTCCAAACCAACAATACTTTTCGTCAACACCCGCCCCATACAGCGGCTACTCCAATCCAACTCCACCCACTGCGCCCTCGCAATTTATGCCCCAGGGGTATGTcccgcctcctccgccaccgCGTCCCCCGCAAACCACGTATCCCACGTCCACCGGACCCTTCCCCTCTGGCCCTGGCGGGTACGCTCAAACCAGACCGTACGGCTCGAGCCAGCATCACAAGGTGCAGTCACAATCCTCACAGTCGCAAAGCCAGCCTGCACCTTCATCAGCTGATCCTTGGGCTGGTCTTAACGCATGGAAATAATAGGTTGCCCATGCGACGGTTGGATTATGAAGTATGATAGACTTATGGACTGGAAATTTGCATTCAGGCGTTACGTCTACTCTTTCTCGCTGATTATATGCGCTaattctgtttctttcacTTTTGTGCTTATTGTGTCTTCGCGGGGCTCTTTCTGCCCTGCGAGATATAGTTGAGTCTTTGAAGCCCAATGTATGTATTTATATACATAAATCATGATGAGGAAAATGCAGACATGTACCTGATTGAAATGATATTATCAAGACCAACGAATATCCTCCATTATTCTTCGGCACGAGAGGCCAAACTCAGCACATCAAGAATAGAAGTACAGTGGAACCCAGAACTCCATTATAGTACATGATATTATACATAACATAGTAAGTTAGAGACCTAGACTCAAACAGACGGAGTATCCCAACACGCCAGCAACAACATAGACCTGAGCAAATATTCGTCACATCCAAGGTATTAACACTATCAGACAAGTCTTGGGGCTGTATTCTCTTTGGTAGGTCCGGGGAATAGTAATTCTGtatcaaaaaaagaataaacataAAGATAAAATGTAAGACCAGAAAAGTAAACAATCCGCGCCAATGGGTATCATGAGAAGAGGGGATCGGTGCGAATGTGGCAGAAGACTCCGAAATCGTGGTATATCCTGTACAGAGTGACGTAGGCAGCGATCGCGGGaggaccaaaaaaaaaagtgagACGGCAAGCCAAGAGCCGGTCCCCGGACAGGTGTATGAGAAAAATCCCAACGAAACACCGATGTATCAATAAAGAttatgaaagaaaaagaacaatatgaGTATAcgcgaagaaagagagcgaCTAAGGTTGAAACCTCAGACGAAACTGTCTTCCTCTACCTTCTTCGCGAACTTTGTACAAAAACCGCGCAATGGCCTCTTGCTCCGCGAGGCCGGCGCTATTGAAATGTTTGCGAACGGTGAATGCGAGGTGATTCTTGCTCACGCGGTCTTGGCCGATAATGTGGTTTAGggcattctttccttcaattgCGCTTTTATTCTTGGGATTGTGTCCTGAGGGGCCTTTGGTGCCATTGGCCCTGCTTGCGATGTGGGGGTGATGGGGTTTTTTGGTGTTGGTCTGAGAGCCGTTTGTGTTCTGGGTTTGGCGGAGTTGGGCTCGTTGAGCGGCGATGGAGGTAGGGGATAAGAGGCCGATTCcttgggagaggaggagctgGGAGTATTCGGTGGGATAGGCGCTGGGTGAGGATATTTTGTAGGCGTGTCGGTAGGAGTGGAGGAATTCGAGAGGCATCTCGGACCAGTGGATCTGGGGCACGGGGAATTGATGTTAGCAAATTGAAAAATAGCACAAGATtactatatagtatataggtAAGATAGACGGCAGTTAGTCCATGTGTTTGGCAGGGAAATAACTTACTTTGGGCTGACTGTCTGACTGATCGCCATCTCCCATGGGGGCGCTGGTGACATTGGCGACACTGGCGGAAATTTTGGCATGGGAGACAGAGTTCACCACCGCAGAGCTGGTTGCTGCCTTGCGGCCTTTTCCAGTGCCAGTCTTATGCTCTCTTGTAGTACTAGAACCTTCGGATCGAGAGTCATCGTGAACGGCTGTCGCACGCTGCCGCGGGGGAGCCATGATGACAGCAGAAAGAACACAAGAGCGAACGAAcaggggaagggaaaagagagccGAGCCGTTCGAAGGCCCGTGAAAGAAGGGCAGGTTCTATTAGAGGACCCTAGCCACAATTGTCGATAAAGCTGAGCAGTATCCAAGAAACGTTCATTGTAGGCTACTATTGAAgcatgaaaaagaagaactttGGACACTATCGGGAAAGCGGGAAGACGCGGCAGAATCATCGAAGCGCGACGACATCATTTCTGCTTCTGGTAATATTGCCGAATGTATAGCCGTACAGCGGCAGTTGCGAAGCACTGAACAGTTCATTGTTAAAACAGCTCCAGGAGTTGTGATACTTTGCTATATACAGCCGGTCCTGTGTATCGGTTTGGTTCAACTCCTCCAAAGCACTCACAGAAGCTGCGAATTGACTGGGAAGTAACCCACGCCCAGCAACACTAGGTAGCTAACCCAAGTTAGAAGATAAGCATAATGAACTGATGGTGGCTTAGTATTAAGTATAAACCGCCATCTGGCCATTGACTCTGTTGTCTAGGCGACAACAGCTATATAGGACctggagaaagaaacaattCTACTCAATTAGCGGGTCATACCATAACCAACCACATAGCTATCTCATTCCTCAATGGCCTGCCATCGTGTCCAGGTGGAATAGTGTACAGGAATGGACCTCCTCGTGGTTTCTATGGTATCAATGAGCGCTAAAACTGCGCGGTGCGGTTCAACTCGAATGAACACTCCAGTTCAATCGGATTGGGCGTACAGTTACTTGATGTACACAAGAGCTGCTTcgacatatatatatctccgaAGGCCAAGATGGCATCATGACAGTAGGCCTAAGACCCCTACTCACTGATGGCTACCCCATCTTCCATCAGACTGTATATCCAGACAATCGCATAATCAATGCACATTGTTCATCCAGATCCAGCATGTAGGGCTAAGTGCCATAGCGCATACAGGAAGCCGAATTGGCAGTAGTTAAGCGTAGCTGTACGTCGACATCGGACCAAAAGCTATGGATAGCCGATACACTAGAATCCTATCACAAGTTCTTCTCAATGCCGAGGGGTAGCAAGAGATGATACTTCACTACGGAATATCGAGACCGGAGCCATTAAGGGCATTCACTTTCACGTGTCTTGACCAAGACATGTGATTGAAGTGGCGGTCTTCTCGTGCCCTAATAGACAGGGATTAGTTTAGGTCTCTGAAATGGTTCTATGGGTTTACCCCAACAATCAGATACGATGGGTctgagaaaaagaagaagagaaaaaaaataatccACAAAGATAGATAACTGGAAATGTAACGCTAAACGCAGATAACCATAAATCAACTTTTTCTAGcgtcaatggagaagaaaaaaattttcTACCCCATCCTCACCGCTATCCAACCGCAACGGGTCCTCAAGACGAACGTCGAGACGGGAAAGaagtaagaagaaaaaggtctGCAGAGGAAAAACTTTAGGACCCATTAAAAATCGGACAGTGTCCATGGTGAAATGCCGAGGAAGTTAGAACAATGGCATAGTGATGGGCAGCCTCACTaattgataatctatatGGTAATGGaatagaaaagggaaaggaaaaaagttACAAGATTACCCAAAAGAGCAAACCCAACCACTGGACAGATCCCAGATCAAGgctggaaagggaaggacGCCGTGTCCAGTCATTCGGCCTCAGACCACCACGGGACTCGGGACGGACTCGGCAGAGGGTTAACGAGGAATTGATTCGGGTCGGAGATGCCGAgggaggaaattggaaaTTGCCTCAGCGGATGTAAGTACGAAAGAACCTTACGCCCGGAAGTCCAGTCCAGTATGGAGTGATTGGGGGGACgggtagaaagaaaaaaaaaatttccCTGACACGGAGCACCTACTCAGTACTAGACTAGTGTGgatgaggggaaaaagaacttTCACCGAGGAACCCTTTGGGGtctggagaggaggggaaaatTTTCTTTAGTGACAGTCGCCGGCGGTCTATTAGGGTCCTTAGGTAAGGAAATTTCTCCGCAATCCGCTGATAAAACCCCCCCCTTCGCAAGAGCGGTCCCCAGAGGGAAGAAAGTCCGGCATTCCCCCGAAATCATCCGATGGACCGTATCACTCTTGCAGGTATTTTGCCTCCGGCTTTTGTTCGTGCGAGAGGGTTCTGGACTGTCaatcctttttttccttccccttctttgtctgatTCTTCAAGTTTCAGTCAGCCCCTGCCAATGGGCAACTTTAAACTTCACTACGTGGCATACGCTGTATGACAATTGTACTTGAAGAGTCAACAACACAATCCTATTGCTTGATGACACCTCGCGTTTTCGTGATCTGAATATCTGCTAGTACCGAAGCCTACCTGGTAGAGGTCCAATCAGCTCAGTCAACCATCCCTCCGGACGGGAGATTGTCATCTAGAAAGACGGCAGTGCGCGCCACTAAAGCAGGCCCCATGTCTCGACTCCTGAATTAGCTGCAAATCATTTTTCATGACGCAATCCGGGCATCTTCCGTGGGAAATGTGGTCcctttctattttattttattttattttttttctgatttaattttttttgtGCTGTCTCCAATTGTTACCCCCCTTGGTCGTTGCCC
The sequence above is a segment of the Aspergillus oryzae RIB40 DNA, chromosome 3 genome. Coding sequences within it:
- the bro1 gene encoding putative signal transduction protein BroA (predicted signal transduction protein), with the translated sequence MVQSPMISCPLKQTNEIDWIQPLKDYIRQSYGEDPERYGQECATLNRLRQDMRGAGKDSATGRDLLYRYYGQLELLDLRFPVDENHIKISFTWYDAFTHKPTSQYSLAFEKASIIFNISAVLSCHAANQNRAEDSGLKTAYHSFQAAAGMFTYINENFLHAPSTDLNRETVKTLINVTLAQGQEVFLEKQVADHKKVGFLAKLASQAAYLYSQAVEGMQEYAKGVFEKVWVVVVQAKAAHMASVASYYQALADSESGSHGVAIARLQLAEKNSAAALSWAKSFPSSVPPNSNLSAESGSQLLDIVKYHLATVQAKLVTFTKDNDFIYHQPVPNEAGLSAVAKLPAAKAIPVSELYQGQDIQRIIGPDIFQKLVPMSVTETASLYDEEKAKLIRAETEKVETANGEMAASLDYLKLPGSLNILKGGMDQEMTVDDEFRRWCQDLAGHQSFTKAFDGLQERKSEVLAQLDQCSKQLDLEESVCEKMRSKYGPEWSQQPSARLNTTLRGDIRTYRDTVNEASASDSQLLSTFRQYESDFDEMRSAGETDEADVLFQRAMIKAGSKFGKGKNGHSSPYAPTSEGSLIDDVYDEGGLSVAEQISMVESILKKLNLLKRERSQVLKDLKEKVHTDDISNVLILNKKSIAGQEAQLFEAELEKFRPHQNRLLSANHKQASLMKELTKIYGDLLQDKRVRSEQSKYETITRQRNAVMARYKKVYDAFNGLLSGVRQAQTFYTEMGDTVESLRKNVETFINNRRSEGAQLLGQIEREKASSATDQEDREREKLRQLMERLSTEPKPSSSSSPSGVPAKVKSPPPPVHTPSYPGPGISSPKMSPRYPPVAGQSHAPPLSHSPAPYSQYANTAAGISYVPGQPFQQGAAAPLTESYNPMAYPFPASASPPPNQQYFSSTPAPYSGYSNPTPPTAPSQFMPQGYVPPPPPPRPPQTTYPTSTGPFPSGPGGYAQTRPYGSSQHHKVQSQSSQSQSQPAPSSADPWAGLNAWK
- a CDS encoding uncharacterized protein (predicted protein), which gives rise to MAPPRQRATAVHDDSRSEGSSTTREHKTGTGKGRKAATSSAVVNSVSHAKISASVANVTSAPMGDGDQSDSQPKIHWSEMPLEFLHSYRHAYKISSPSAYPTEYSQLLLSQGIGLLSPTSIAAQRAQLRQTQNTNGSQTNTKKPHHPHIASRANGTKGPSGHNPKNKSAIEGKNALNHIIGQDRVSKNHLAFTVRKHFNSAGLAEQEAIARFLYKVREEGRGRQFRLRFQP